CGTATCAGCATTCAGGACACCGGCATCGGCCTGTCCAACGAAGACGTGCGTGCGTTGTTCCAGGCGTTCAGCCAGGCTGACAATTCGCTTTCTCGCCAGCCCGGCGGCACCGGCCTGGGCCTGGTGATTTCCAAGCGCCTGATCGAACAGATGGGCGGCGAGATCGGCGTCGACAGCACGCCGGGGGAAGGTTCGGAATTCTGGATCAGCCTGAGCCTGCCGAAAACCCGTGACGACGCCGAAGACCTGCCTGCCGCGCCACTGCTCGGACGTCGGGTCGCCGTCCTGGAAAACCACGAGCTGGCGCGCCAGGCACTGCAACATCAACTGGAGGATTGTGGCTTGGAGGTCACGCCGTTCAACACCCTGGAACGGTTGACCAACGGCGTGATGGGCGCACACCAGACCGATCAGGCCATCGACCTTGCCGTGCTCGGGATCACCAGCAACGACCTGCCGCCCGAGCGCCTCAACCAACACATCTGGGACCTCGAACACCTGGGCTGCAAGGTCCTGGTGCTGTGCCCGACCACCGAACAGACGCTGTTTCACCTGTCGGTCCCCAACCCCCACAGCCAGCTTCAGGCCAAACCGGCCTGCACCCGCAAGCTGCGCCGGTCCCTGTCCGACCTTGTCAACCCGCGCCAGCAGCGCAGCGAGCCAGGCGAGCCGGTGAGTAGCCGTGCGCCGAAAGTGCTGTGCGTGGACGATAACCCGGCCAACCTGCTGCTGGTGCAAACCCTGCTCGAAGACCTGGGCGCCAAGGTGCTCGCGGTGGAAAGCGGCTACGCGGCGGTGAAGGCCGTGCAGAGCGAAACCTTCGACCTGGTATTGATGGACGTGCAGATGCCCGGCATGGACGGGCGCCAGAGCACTGAGAGTATCCGCCAGTGGGAAAGTGAACGGCATAGCACGCCGCTGCCGATCGTGGCGCTCACGGCCCACGCCATGGCCAACGAAAAGCGCGCACTGCTGCAAAGCGGCATGGACGATTACCTGACCAAGCCGATCAGTGAGCGGCAACTGGCCCAGGTGGTCTTGAAGTGGACCGGCCTGGCCTTGCGTAATCAAGGGCCGGAACGTACCCACGACAGCCACGGCAACGGCCAGGAGCTGCAGGTGCTGGACGCTGAAGAAGGCCTGCGCCTGGCCGCCGGCAAGGAAGATCTGGCGGCGGACATGCTGGCCATGCTGCTGGCGTCGCTGGAAGCCGACCGTGAAGCCATCCGCATCGCCCGGGAAACCCATGATCACACCGCGTTGATCGAACGGGTGCATCGCCTGCATGGCGCGACCCGCTACTGCGGCGTGCCGCAACTGCGCGCCGCCTGCCAACGCAGCGAAACCCTGCTCAAGCAGCAGGACCCGAAAGCCTCCGTCGCGCTGGAAGACCTCGACCGGGCGATCAATCGGCTGGCGGCCCATGCGCGGATCAATGCGTGATCAAACCGAAACCTGTAGGAGCAGCCGGTCGACGCTCGATTGCTCGCGATGCGTTGTGTCAGGCACCACAGATGCTGAATGTGATGTCCTCATCGCGAGCAAGCTCGCTCCTACAGGTCTGCCGTTTTCCCCTAAGGAGTTCTCATGCGTACGATTCTTTTCAGCAGCCAGAACTACGACCGCGACAGTTTTCTGGGCGTCGACCTTCCCGCCGGTATCGAGCTGCATTTCCAGTCGGCGCGGCTGAGCCTGGACACCGTGGCGCTGGCCGACCAGTTCGAGGTGGTCTGCGCGTTCATCAACGATGACCTCAGCGCTCCGGTGCTCGAACACCTGGCCGCTGGCGGCACGCGCCTGATCGCCCTGCGCTCGGCCGGTTACAACCATGTCGACCTGGCCGTGGCCAGGCGCCTGGGGCTGACGATCGTACGGGTCCCGGCCTACTCGCCCCATGCCGTGGCCGAGCATGCGGTGGCGCTGATCCTGGCCCTCAACCGGCGCTTGCACCGTGCCTACAACCGCACCCGCGAAGGTGATTTCACCCTTCACGGGCTGACCGGTTTCGATCTGGTGGGCAAGACCGTCGGGGTGGTCGGCACCGGGCAGATCGGCGCGACCTTCGCGAAAATCATGCACGGTTTCGGCTGCCAGCTGCTGGCCTACGACCCCTACCCCAATCCCGAGGTCCAGGCCCTCGGCGCGCGGTACATGGACCTGCCGCAGTTGCTCGCCGAGTCGCAGATCATCAGCCTGCATTGCCCGCTGAACGCGCAAAGCAAGCACTTGATCAACAGTGAGTCATTGGCGCACATGCAACCCGGCGCCATGCTGATCAACACCGGGCGCGGCGGCCTGGTGGACACGCCAGCGCTGATCGACGCCCTGAAGGACGGGCTGCTGGGTTACCTGGGGCTGGATGTCTATGAAGAAGAAGCCCAACTGTTCTTCGAAGACCGCTCCGATCTGCCGTTGCAGGACGATGTGCTGGCACGGCTGCTGACCTTCCCCAACGTGATCGTCACGGCGCACCAGGCCTTCCTGACCCGCGAGGCGCTGGCGGCAATTGCCATGACTACTTTGCAAAATATTGCCGCATGGGCCGAAGGCAACCCGCAAAATCAGGTGGATGTAGCCTCAACCTGATCGAAGGTCGCTTCTGCGCGCAGTGCTGCAATGATGTCCGTGCTAGCATTCCGCGCAGATTTGGAGGACCCATGGTCGAACACGATTTCCGCTATAACCTGATGAACCCGCAACACACCCTCACCGAATGCCGCGCCCTGGTGCCGGGGCGTTATCAAGTCACCGGCAACGGTGGCTCGATTCGCAACAATGACGTGCTGGTCGTGACCCTCAAGGGCGCCAAGGACCTGTCCATGCGCCTGACCGTCGAAACCGTTCGCCACCTGATCAACCCGCCCGGCCAATGGGTCGCGGTGGCCAGTGGCCCGGTGTTCGGCGAATTGGCGATCCACACCTGGAAGGTCAACTGCGACAGCTGCGCCAAAGAGCTGAGCTTCGAGTTCGCGGTCGACGCCAAGCTGGGCAACAAGGCTGAAAGGCCAGCCGCCACCGCGCGGATTGCCGAGCTGGGCTGGAAAAGCGTTGGCGACAAGCACCTGTGCCCGAAATGCCAGGAGCCTGCGTGATGAAACGCCTTGCCCTGACCGTGATGGTCGGTGCCAGCCTGCTGGGCTGCGCCGCCGAGCCGGTGCAACTGCAACAGAACCGCAGCTACATCCTGGAATGGATCGGTGAGCGGCCGTTGATGGACTACAGCCACCTGACCATCACCCTCGGCGAAGACGGCCGGGCCTATGGCAGCGGTGGCTGCAACCATTGGTTCGCACCCTACACGCTCGACGGTGACAAGCTGAGTTTCGGCAAGATCGGCAGCACCCGCAAACTGTGCGCACCCGCGCTCATGGAGCAGGAAAAGCGCTTCCTCCAGGCACTGGAGGGTGTGCAGCGCTGGGATGTGTCGGCCATCGACCAGATGCGCTTCTGGCCGGCCGAAGGCAAGCCGCTGCGCTGGTGGCTCGAAGAGGGTTGAACCCTTTTCCCAAAGGCCCACTTGTTCAAGTGGGCCCTCCCCCTGTCAGTTGGTGGCTTGCAGCGCTTCCAGCTTGGCCATGACGCCCGCTGCGGTCTGTTCACCCATCAACTGTTCGCGCACCTTGCCCTTGTTATCAATGATGTAGGTCACCGGTAGCGCCTCACTGCGCGGCAAGTCGAAAATCTCGCTGGGGTCCTGGGCCAGCACGGTGAATTTGATACCGAGTTTTTCACTGGCGCCCTTGAGCTCTTCACCCTGCACGTTGTCGAAGTTGACCCCGAACACGCCGATTTTCTTGCCTTTCAATTGCTCGGCCAGGGTATTGAGTTCCGGTATCTCGGTGCGGCATGGACCACACCACTCGGCCCAGTAATTGAGCACCAGCCACTGTTTGTCCAGGCGCTCGGCCGCGACTTTCTGGCCGTTCTGGTCGATCCCGTAATCGTTGCCGCAGCCCCCCAGCATCAGCGCTGCGAAAATCGCGAATGCCGCTGCCAATCGCCTTGTCATGTCGTAATCCTTGTTCAAAATGGAATGCGCCTGCGACCCATCGCCTCCCAAGGTTCAGGATTGCGCGCTGCACAGTTAGAATAGCCGCCACCATACGCCAAATGCGACCCGCACATGACCGATCTGACGCTTTATCACAACCCGCGCTGCTCGAAATCCCGTGGCGCGCTGGAACTGCTCGAAGCCCGTGGCCTGACCCCGACCGTGGTCCGCTACCTCGATGAGCCGCTGGACGCCGCGCAAATCCAGAGCCTGCTGAAAAAGCTCGGCCTCGGCGCCCGGCAGATTCTGCGCACCGGCGAAGACGAATACAAAACCCTCAACCTCGCCGACGCATCCCTGAGCGAAGCGCAGTTGATCGCCGCCATTGCCGCGCACCCCAAACTCATGGAGCGGCCGATCCTCGCCGTCGGCGACAAGGCCGTCATCGGCCGTCCGCCGGAGCAGATCCTGGAACTGCTGCCATGAGTGCGCCGTACATCCTGGTGTTGTATTACAGCCGCAGCGGCTCGACCAACGAGATGGCCCGGCAGATTGCCCGGGGTGTCGAGCAGGCCGGGATGGAAGCGCGCCTGCGCACCGTGCCGGCGATTTCGACCGAGTGTGAAGCAGTGGCCCCGGACATTCCCGACGAAGGTGCGTTGTACGCCAGCCTCGATGACCTGAAAAACTGCGCCGGCCTGGCCCTCGGCAGCCCGACGCGCTTCGGCAACATGGCGGCGCCGCTCAAGTACTTCCTCGACGGCACCAGCAACCTGTGGCTGACCGGCGCCCTGGTGGGCAAACCGGCGGGCGTATTCACCTCCACCGCCAGCCTGCACGGCGGCCAGGAAACCACGCTGCTGTCGATGATGCTGCCACTGCTGCACCACGGCATGCTCATTACCGGTCTGCCCTACAGCGAATCGGCCCTGCTGGAAACCCAGGGCGGCGGCACGCCGTATGGCGCCAGCCACCACGCCGGCGCCGACGGCAAAAGCGGCCTGGATTCCCACGAAGTGGCGCTGTGCCGCGCGCTGGGCATGCGCCTGGCCAAGACCGCGCAGAAACTGGGGAACTGAGGATGGCCAGAAAGCCCAAGGTCCTGCCCGCCCTCGAATGGCTCGAACCCCGCGTGCGAGCCATGCGCATCATCGCCCTGCTGTGCTTTTTCGGCCTGGTGGGATTGCTGTGCGTCTACTACCTGCTGGTGGCCAACCTGCACGGCGCCCGGCCGTGGGTGATCCTGCTGATCGAGCTGGTGCCGTTACTGGTGCTGGCACCCGGCATGCTCATGGGCAGCCCGCGTGGGCATTCATGGATGTGCTTTGCGGTGAACCTGTATTTCATCAAGGGCGCACTGGCGGCCTACGACCCCAACCGGCAACTGTTCGGCCTGCTGGAGATGGGCGCGAGCCTGGCGGTGTTCTGCTCGGCGCTGCTGTATGTGCGGTGGCGGCATCAGTTGAACCGCAAGCTGGCGGGTGAAGGGCAGGTCTCTGTCGCCTGACAGCCACCCTGTAGGAGCGAGCTTGCTCGCGATGGCGGCGGCACATCCAGCATCAATGTGTCAGACATACCGCCATCGCGGGCAAGCCCGCTCCTACAGGGATCAGTGATTGGCGGTATAAGCCAACATCATCGAAATCTGGCTCATCGCCCGCCCGCCGCTTTCTTCGTGCCACTGGTTGAAGACGTCCTGCACCAGGGCCAGGTCGCGCAGGCTGGTGGGGACTTTGTCGATGATCTTCTGCGCATTGAGCGCCGCGACCACGTCGTAGCTCGGGACGAAGGTGTCCTTGCCGACCATGCGCAGGAAGCGCGGTGCCGACAACCCGCCCAACTGGCTGCCGCGTTTTTTCAGCAGGGTCCACAGGCCGACGATGTCGGTCACCGGCCAGTCGGCGATCAAGTTACCGAAGCTGCCCTGCTCATGGGCCACGTCCAGCACGAACTGCGCATTGCGCGGCACGCTCTTGAGTTTGCCCAGGTGGCGGATGATCCGCGCGTCCTGCATCAGGCGCTCCAGGTGTTCGGCGCTCATCAGCACGACCTTTTCCGGGTCGAAACGGAAAAACACTTCCTCGAAGGCCGGCCACTTGGCATCCACCAGGCTGTGCTTGAGCCCTGCGCGAAACACCCGCAGGGCCATGGTCGAGAGGTAGCGATCGTCAGTGATGTCGCGCAATTGCGCCGGGGTATTGGGAACAGGCAGATGGGCTTGCAGTTCAGCCGCCGAACCGAAGCGGTTCAGGCAGTATTCGTTCAGCCACTTGTAATCGCGCATGCCCTCTCCTGGGGTGTTTGATCAGAGATTCACAACGTTGACGAAGCGCGAAGCCGCGGTTTCGTCGATCTTCAGGCTGGTGAAGTCGAACAGGTTGCGGTCGGCCAGTTGCGACGGGATCACGTTCTGCAGGCTGCGGAAAATGCTCTCGGTGCGGCCCGGCGTCTTGCGCTCCCAGTCCACGAGCATTTCCTTGACCACCTGACGCTGCAGGTTTTCCTGGGAACCACAGAGGTTGCACGGGATGATCGGGAATTGCTTGAAGTCCGAGTAGGCCTGGATGTCTTTCTCGTTGCAGTAGGCCAGCGGGCGGATCACCACGTTGCGGCCGTCGTCGGCGCGCAATTTGGGCGGCATGGCCTTGAGCGAGCCGTTGAAGAACATATTGAGGAAGAACGTCTCGACGATGTCATCGCGATGATGCCCCAAGGCCATCTTGGTCGCGCCGATTTCGTCGGCGAAGGTGTAGAGCGTGCCGCGACGCAGGCGCGAGCACAGCGAGCAAGTGGTCTTGCCCTCCGGGATCAGTTCCTTGACCACCGAGTAGGTGTCCTTCTCGACGATGTGGTATTCGATACCCAGGGTCTTCAGGTAGGCCGGCAGCACGTCCTCGGGAAAGCCCGGCTGCTTCTGGTCCATGTTCACGGCGACGATCTCGAACTTGATCGGCGCAACCTTCTGCAAGTGCATCAGCACATCAAGCATGGTGTAGCTGTCCTTGCCACCGGACAGGCAGACCATGACCTTGTCGCCGTCTTCGATCATGTTGAAATCGGTGACGGCCTCACCGGCCAGCCGGCGAAGGCGCTTTTGCAGTTTGTTCTGGTTGACCGAGAGAGTGCCCATGACGCGAAATCCGTGAGGTGTGACGAAAGGCCGGCATTTTACGCATAAACGCCGGGCTGGCGAAGCGCTCTCTGTCTGCTGTGTGAGTTGCCATAAAAATGTCTTGTGACAGATCCGACGGCGATTAACAGTCATGTTTACAGCGCGATTTGCTCTAACCCCCCTGCACCATCACGGGTAAGTCCTTTCTATACTGCGACATAAGGTCGCATAGATATCCAGACCTTTCTTACCTGGCCGCCTTGGCCTGTAAGCGCTCCACTGGGGGGCGACGGTAAAAACAAGAGGAGTGACTGGCATGATCCATCACGTAGTGGGGCTCTTCACCCACCCCGACCAGGAATGGAAAGAAATCCGTGGCGACCAGGAGGAAAGCATCAGCCACATGTACCTGACCCACACGCTGATTCTCGCGGCGATCCCCGCCGTGTCGGCGTTTATCGGCACCACGCAGGTCGGCTGGGTCATCGGTAACCGGCCACCGGTGATGCTGACGATGGAAAGCGCGCTATGGATGACGATCATGTCGTACCTGGCGATGCTCGCTGGCGTTGCCGTCATGGGCGCATTCATCCACTGGATGGCGCGCACCTATGATGCCAATCCGAGCCTGGCCCGCTGCGTTGCCTTTGCGACCTATACCGCGACCCCGCTGTTCATCGGCGGCCTCGCGGCACTGTACCCGCACATGTGGCTGGGGATGATCGTCGGGACGGCGGCCATCTGCTACACGGTGTACCTGCTGTATGTGGGGCTGCCTACCTTCATGAACATTCCATCGGACGAGGGTTTCCTGTTTTCAAGCTCGGTACTCGCCGTCGGCCTGGTCGTACTCGTGGCCATCATGGCGTTCACGGTCATCGTCTGGGGGCTCGGCGTGGGGCCGGTCTATACCAATTAGCGACACGTCACCCAATAAGAAGATCTGCCAATACAGGCCGCCGCAAGGCGGCCTTCTACTGTCTGCAATACCCTGTGGCGTCATGACCATTCGGCGCCTTGGCGATTCGCAAGACCCAACGCTTGCGGCATACTCGACGTCTCTGGAGATCCATCAAGCATGCCCGAGCAACTCAACACCCGCGTCGAAGACTGTTTCCTGCAAGCCGAATCCTTTTTCAAACGAACATTCAAACGCCCGGTGGTCAGCCTCAAGCTGCGCGGGCAAAAAGCCGGTGTCGCGCATCTGCACGAGAACCTGCTGCGCTTCAATCCGCAGTTGTACCGGGAAAACACCGAAGACTTTCTCAAGCAGACCGTGGCCCATGAGGTGGCGCACCTGATCGCCCATCAGCTGTTCGGTGATCGCATCCAGCCCCACGGCGAGGAGTGGCAACTGATCATGCGCGGCGTGTACGAACTGCCGCCCAACCGTTGCCACACCTATGACGTCAAGCGTCGCAGCGTGACCCGCTACATCTACAAGTGCCCGTGCGCCGACAGCGACTTCCCCTTTTCGGCCCAGCGCCACAGCCTGGTGCGCCAGGGGCGGCGGTATCTGTGCCGGCGGTGCCGCAATACACTGGTGTTCAGTGGGGAGATGCGGGTGGAGTAACTGGTTTTTGTGGTGGCTGGACTGGCCCCATCGCGGGCAAGCCCGCTCCTACAGGGGTTTTGTGAACGCCATAGATCCCTGTAGGAGCGGGCTTGCCCGCGATGGGGCCGGTGCAGTCTCTAAAGAATTACTTTGGCCCCCCGCAGCTGCGCAATCCGCTGCTCACTGAACCCCAGTTCCCCCAACACCTGAGCCGTGTGCTCCCCCAGACCCGCCCCGATATGCCGAGGCTCAGGCAACCCACCTGAGAACTTCAGCGGGCACGCCATCTGCGCCTGGCTCGAACCATCCCCCCGCGGCACCTGGGTCACCACCTGCCGGGCCTGCAATTGCGGATGCTGCACCGCCTCCCCCAGGCTGAGTACCGGTTCGACACAGGCATCCAGCTCGGCAAACAACGCGCACAATTCGGCAAAGTCGTGCTTCTCGAACTCGGTCTTCAATGCCTCCTTGAGCTGCCTTTGCCGCGCCGGCTGTGGCGACAGGCCCAGGGCCGCCAGTTCCTCCAGCCCCAGCGCCGTGCAAAGTTGCTTCATGAAGGCCGGCTCCAGGCTGCCCACCGACAGCCAGCGCCCGTCCCGGGAGCGGTAATAGTCATAGAAGCTGCCGCCATTGAGCACCTGGGTTTCCCGGCCCGGCTCCTCGCCGCACGCCAGGTACCCGGCCCCGGCCATGGCGTTGAGGCTGAAGGCGCAGTCGGTCATGCTCACGTCCAGGTATTGCCCCTGCCCGCTGTGCTGACGGGAAATCACCGCCGCCAGCAGGCCCGCGACCGCATGCAATGAACCACCGGCGACATCCGCCACCTGCATGCCCAGCGGCAACGGCCCGGCGTCGGCGCGGCCGGTGTAGCTCGCCTGACCGGCCAGTGCGAGGTAATTGATGTCATGGCCGGCGCGATCCCGGTAGGGTCCGGTCTGCCCGTAGCCGGTGATCGACACATAGATCAGCTTCGGGTTGATTGCCTTCAGCGCTTCATAACCCAGCCCCAGGCGTTCCATCACGCCGGGGCGGAACTGCTCCAGAACAATGTCGTAGTCCTGCAACAGGGCCTGGATGATTTCCACGGCCTCGGGTTGCTTGAGGTCCAGCGCCAGGCTGCGTTTGTTGCGGTTGAGGTAGGCATGGCTCGCCGACACGCCCTGATCGTGAGGTGGCAGCACGCGCAGCAGATCGGTGCGGGTGGGCGACTCGATGCGCAACACCTCAGCGCCCATGTCGGCCAGTAACAGCGAGGCGAAGGGCCCCGGCAGCAGTGTCGAGAAATCCAGAATTTTCAGCGATGCCAGTGGACCGAGCATGAGCGACCTCCATTGCGATAGCTCAAGCCTAGGCAGCCGAGGGCATTGCAGCAATCACCCGAAGTGTCAGCAACTGTGACCGTTGCGCTCAAATCGCAGGCATGAAAAAACCCGCCGAAGCGGGTTTTTCCTGACCATCAGCGCTTACTTGACGCTGCTTGGGGTTGGGCCTTCGGCCACGCCCAGGTCGTCTTCAGCACGTTCTTCAGCGATACCGCGACCGCCGGAAGCCAGTTCGGCCTGCAGTACGTCGGTGTCCAGTTCCTTGACCCACTTGGCCACAACAACGGTAGCAACGGCGTTACCAACCAGGTTGGTCAGGGCACGGGCTTCGGACATGAAGCGGTCGATACCGAGGATCAGCGCCAGGCCGGCAACCGGCAGGTGACCTACCGCGGACAGGGTAGCGGCCAGCACGATGAAGCCACTACCGGTCACGCCAGCAGCACCTTTGGAGGACAGCAGCAGCACGACCAGCAGGGTGATCTGGTGAGTGATGTCCATGTGGGTGTCGGTCGCCTGGGCGATGAACACGGCCGCCATGGTCAGGTAGATCGCGGTACCGTCGAGGTTGAACGAGTAACCGGTCGGGATCACCAGACCCACGACGGATTTCTTCGCGCCCAGACGCTCCATTTTGATCAGCATGCGTGGCAGTACCGATTCCGAAGAGGAAGTACCCAGCACGATCAGCAGTTCTTCACGGATGTAGCGGATCAGTTTCAGGACGCTGAAACCGTGAGCGCGAGCGATACCGCCCAGCACGATCAGGATGAACAGCAGGCAAGTGATGTAGAAGCAGGCCATCAGTTGACCCAGTTGCACCAGCGAGCCGACACCGTAGGCACCGATGGTGAACGCCATCGCACCGAAGGCACCGATTGGCGCGAGCTTCATGATCATGTTGATGATGTTGAACATCACGTGGGCGAAGCGATCAATGAAGTCCAGCACTGGCTTGCCGTAGGCACCCAGGCGATGCAGGGCGAAACCGAAGATCACCGAGAACATCAGCACTTGCAGGATGTCGCCGGTGGCGAAGGCGCCAACGATGGTCGACGGGATCACGTTCAGGATGAAGCCGACAACGCTCTGGTCAGCACCGGCCGAGACGTACTGGGCCACTTTCGAGGCATCCAGGGTGGTCACGTCGATGTGCATGCCGTTACCCGGCTGGACGATGTTGACCACGACCAGGCCGACGATCAGGGCGATGGTCGAAACGATTTCGAAGTACAGCAGCGCGTAGCCGCCGGTCTTGCCGACCGACTTCATGTTCTGCATGCCAGCGATACCGCTGACGACGGTGCAGAAGATGATCGGGGCGATGACCATTTTGATCAGTTTGATGAACCCGTCACCCAGTGGCTTTACCGCCACACCGAGCTGAGGATAGTAGTGACCGAGCAGAATGCCGATAACGATGGCAACGATCACCTGGGCATACAGGGATTTGTACAGTGGCTGACGAGTCGTCATTGCAAAGTTCCTCAGGAGCGTCCCGCGACAACATCCACCTGTTGTCGACGACACCTCATTTGCGAACCCTCCTGCACTGGAGGGATTTGTTTTTTCGAGCTGCACCAAGGCAGGCATCTGCCGGTTGTATCGCAAGTGGCGTGCCACTTTTGTAAAAACGCCTGTAAGCCTTTTGCCATCAGGGGTTACCCATTAAGCGTGGCACAGGTTCCTTACAAAACAGTGGCGGATTTCCGCCCATCTCTCATATCGCGTCCTACAATTTGGCGGATATCCGCCTTGTCCCCCGGCAAACGGTGTCATTACCATTCGTCGATCAATGACGGATCTGCCTGTTATGCGCGAACGCACCATCGCCAGCCATTTCGCCCGCGCCGCCCTCGGAGGCGCGCGTCGCCTGGGTCATGACTGCTCGGATTTGCTGCACTCACTGGGCATCAGCC
This DNA window, taken from Pseudomonas sp. MYb118, encodes the following:
- a CDS encoding DUF2069 domain-containing protein, whose product is MARKPKVLPALEWLEPRVRAMRIIALLCFFGLVGLLCVYYLLVANLHGARPWVILLIELVPLLVLAPGMLMGSPRGHSWMCFAVNLYFIKGALAAYDPNRQLFGLLEMGASLAVFCSALLYVRWRHQLNRKLAGEGQVSVA
- the ttcA gene encoding tRNA 2-thiocytidine(32) synthetase TtcA; protein product: MGTLSVNQNKLQKRLRRLAGEAVTDFNMIEDGDKVMVCLSGGKDSYTMLDVLMHLQKVAPIKFEIVAVNMDQKQPGFPEDVLPAYLKTLGIEYHIVEKDTYSVVKELIPEGKTTCSLCSRLRRGTLYTFADEIGATKMALGHHRDDIVETFFLNMFFNGSLKAMPPKLRADDGRNVVIRPLAYCNEKDIQAYSDFKQFPIIPCNLCGSQENLQRQVVKEMLVDWERKTPGRTESIFRSLQNVIPSQLADRNLFDFTSLKIDETAASRFVNVVNL
- the wrbA gene encoding NAD(P)H:quinone oxidoreductase, which codes for MSAPYILVLYYSRSGSTNEMARQIARGVEQAGMEARLRTVPAISTECEAVAPDIPDEGALYASLDDLKNCAGLALGSPTRFGNMAAPLKYFLDGTSNLWLTGALVGKPAGVFTSTASLHGGQETTLLSMMLPLLHHGMLITGLPYSESALLETQGGGTPYGASHHAGADGKSGLDSHEVALCRALGMRLAKTAQKLGN
- a CDS encoding Yip1 family protein → MIHHVVGLFTHPDQEWKEIRGDQEESISHMYLTHTLILAAIPAVSAFIGTTQVGWVIGNRPPVMLTMESALWMTIMSYLAMLAGVAVMGAFIHWMARTYDANPSLARCVAFATYTATPLFIGGLAALYPHMWLGMIVGTAAICYTVYLLYVGLPTFMNIPSDEGFLFSSSVLAVGLVVLVAIMAFTVIVWGLGVGPVYTN
- a CDS encoding META domain-containing protein translates to MKRLALTVMVGASLLGCAAEPVQLQQNRSYILEWIGERPLMDYSHLTITLGEDGRAYGSGGCNHWFAPYTLDGDKLSFGKIGSTRKLCAPALMEQEKRFLQALEGVQRWDVSAIDQMRFWPAEGKPLRWWLEEG
- a CDS encoding SprT family zinc-dependent metalloprotease codes for the protein MPEQLNTRVEDCFLQAESFFKRTFKRPVVSLKLRGQKAGVAHLHENLLRFNPQLYRENTEDFLKQTVAHEVAHLIAHQLFGDRIQPHGEEWQLIMRGVYELPPNRCHTYDVKRRSVTRYIYKCPCADSDFPFSAQRHSLVRQGRRYLCRRCRNTLVFSGEMRVE
- a CDS encoding response regulator: MLKKLGIKGRVLLLTLLPTSLMALVLGGYFTWMQQSDLQTQLMQRGEMIAEQLAPLVAPAMGNKDTDLLERIATQSLETTDVRAVTFLAPDRTPLAHAGPTMLNQAPFGSGSQMLRRSGNDATRYLLPVFGKHRNLAGEVIPEESERMLGWVELELSHNGMLLRGYRSLFASLLLIGAGLAGAALLALRMGRTINRPLSQIQQAVAQLKDGHLETRLPPLGSQELDELASGINRMAGTLQNAQEELQHSIDQATEDVRQNLETIEIQNIELDLARKEALEASRIKSEFLANMSHEIRTPLNGILGFTHLLQKSELTPRQLDYLGTIEKSADSLLGIINEILDFSKIEAGKLVLDHIPFNLRDLLQDTLTILAPAAHAKQLELVSLVYRDTPLSLVGDPLRLKQILTNLVSNAIKFTREGTIVARAMLEDEHEDSVQLRISIQDTGIGLSNEDVRALFQAFSQADNSLSRQPGGTGLGLVISKRLIEQMGGEIGVDSTPGEGSEFWISLSLPKTRDDAEDLPAAPLLGRRVAVLENHELARQALQHQLEDCGLEVTPFNTLERLTNGVMGAHQTDQAIDLAVLGITSNDLPPERLNQHIWDLEHLGCKVLVLCPTTEQTLFHLSVPNPHSQLQAKPACTRKLRRSLSDLVNPRQQRSEPGEPVSSRAPKVLCVDDNPANLLLVQTLLEDLGAKVLAVESGYAAVKAVQSETFDLVLMDVQMPGMDGRQSTESIRQWESERHSTPLPIVALTAHAMANEKRALLQSGMDDYLTKPISERQLAQVVLKWTGLALRNQGPERTHDSHGNGQELQVLDAEEGLRLAAGKEDLAADMLAMLLASLEADREAIRIARETHDHTALIERVHRLHGATRYCGVPQLRAACQRSETLLKQQDPKASVALEDLDRAINRLAAHARINA
- a CDS encoding 2-hydroxyacid dehydrogenase, with the translated sequence MRTILFSSQNYDRDSFLGVDLPAGIELHFQSARLSLDTVALADQFEVVCAFINDDLSAPVLEHLAAGGTRLIALRSAGYNHVDLAVARRLGLTIVRVPAYSPHAVAEHAVALILALNRRLHRAYNRTREGDFTLHGLTGFDLVGKTVGVVGTGQIGATFAKIMHGFGCQLLAYDPYPNPEVQALGARYMDLPQLLAESQIISLHCPLNAQSKHLINSESLAHMQPGAMLINTGRGGLVDTPALIDALKDGLLGYLGLDVYEEEAQLFFEDRSDLPLQDDVLARLLTFPNVIVTAHQAFLTREALAAIAMTTLQNIAAWAEGNPQNQVDVAST
- a CDS encoding TlpA disulfide reductase family protein, which encodes MTRRLAAAFAIFAALMLGGCGNDYGIDQNGQKVAAERLDKQWLVLNYWAEWCGPCRTEIPELNTLAEQLKGKKIGVFGVNFDNVQGEELKGASEKLGIKFTVLAQDPSEIFDLPRSEALPVTYIIDNKGKVREQLMGEQTAAGVMAKLEALQATN
- the arsC gene encoding arsenate reductase (glutaredoxin) (This arsenate reductase requires both glutathione and glutaredoxin to convert arsenate to arsenite, after which the efflux transporter formed by ArsA and ArsB can extrude the arsenite from the cell, providing resistance.), producing the protein MTDLTLYHNPRCSKSRGALELLEARGLTPTVVRYLDEPLDAAQIQSLLKKLGLGARQILRTGEDEYKTLNLADASLSEAQLIAAIAAHPKLMERPILAVGDKAVIGRPPEQILELLP
- a CDS encoding DNA-3-methyladenine glycosylase I codes for the protein MRDYKWLNEYCLNRFGSAAELQAHLPVPNTPAQLRDITDDRYLSTMALRVFRAGLKHSLVDAKWPAFEEVFFRFDPEKVVLMSAEHLERLMQDARIIRHLGKLKSVPRNAQFVLDVAHEQGSFGNLIADWPVTDIVGLWTLLKKRGSQLGGLSAPRFLRMVGKDTFVPSYDVVAALNAQKIIDKVPTSLRDLALVQDVFNQWHEESGGRAMSQISMMLAYTANH